A genome region from Mesorhizobium sp. B2-1-8 includes the following:
- a CDS encoding sugar phosphate isomerase/epimerase family protein yields the protein MHLSTHNWMRAEPLETTLKRIKKFGYESIEISGEPAQYKTKETRALLKEHGIRCWGAVTLMLGERNLAARNQGQRERSVQYVKDVLTMVSELDGEIITLVPATVGKVVPDGTEEEEWKWVVDATRECFTHAKKVGVKIAVEPLNRFETYLFNRGAQALALADAVSPECGVCLDAYHIHMEEFNVHDAIRQVGKRLFDFHVADNNRFAAGLGQIDWPRIVGTLKEVGYDGALTNEFVAPVDRTPAAPYPEMVERHPVDISPEQLKFIQDHGSSVLTEKFYTDQMRITAETLLPLIK from the coding sequence ATGCATCTCTCGACGCACAACTGGATGCGCGCGGAACCCCTCGAGACGACGCTCAAGCGCATCAAGAAATTCGGCTATGAGTCGATCGAGATTTCCGGCGAGCCCGCGCAGTACAAGACCAAGGAGACGCGGGCGCTGCTGAAGGAGCATGGCATCCGCTGCTGGGGCGCGGTGACCTTGATGCTGGGTGAACGCAACCTCGCCGCCAGGAACCAGGGCCAGCGCGAGCGCTCCGTGCAATACGTCAAGGATGTGCTGACGATGGTCAGCGAACTCGACGGCGAGATCATCACGCTGGTTCCGGCAACCGTCGGCAAGGTGGTGCCGGACGGCACCGAGGAAGAGGAGTGGAAGTGGGTGGTCGACGCGACCCGGGAATGTTTCACCCACGCCAAGAAGGTCGGCGTCAAGATTGCCGTCGAACCGCTCAACCGCTTCGAAACCTATCTCTTCAACCGCGGCGCCCAGGCGCTGGCGCTGGCTGATGCGGTCAGCCCCGAATGCGGCGTCTGCCTTGACGCGTATCATATCCACATGGAGGAATTTAACGTCCATGACGCCATCCGGCAGGTCGGAAAGCGCCTGTTCGACTTCCATGTCGCCGACAACAACCGCTTTGCCGCCGGCCTCGGCCAGATCGACTGGCCAAGGATCGTCGGGACCCTGAAGGAAGTCGGCTATGACGGCGCGCTGACCAATGAGTTCGTCGCCCCGGTCGATCGCACACCGGCAGCACCCTATCCCGAAATGGTCGAGCGCCACCCGGTCGATATCTCGCCCGAGCAGCTGAAGTTCATCCAGGATCATGGCTCCAGCGTGCTCACCGAAAAATTCTACACCGACCAGATGCGCATCACCGCCGAAACGCTGCTGCCGCTGATCAAGTAG